One genomic segment of Salinigranum rubrum includes these proteins:
- a CDS encoding MBL fold metallo-hydrolase gives MSEYPQASDDADVEAVSPAELAARLRAGDAVSVLDVRNRAEADEWPLSGETITTFHVPYYRFVEASVNDSVAELAEEVRDALDEPVLVICGRGEASAFVAEQLVAAGVEAANLAEGMRGWARVYHAVDLEPVDGVTVRQYQRPSSGCLAYLVVSGEEALVVDPLRAFADRYVEDARELGAELVAAVDTHVHADHVSGVRTLRDRVGAEVLLPAGATERGLDFDASLLRAGDTLSVGEATLDAVALPGHTTEQLGLRLDEMLMGGDTVFLESVARPDLEHGDEGAPEAARRLFDTLSSVDDGTLVAPAHFSTARPDDSGAYAARMGDLRERLGALSLDRETFVEYVLDEMPPRPANYEEIIAVNLGLDAVGDEESFELELGPNNCAATVDAD, from the coding sequence ATGAGCGAGTACCCACAGGCGTCGGACGACGCCGACGTCGAGGCGGTCTCACCCGCCGAACTGGCCGCCCGCCTCCGCGCGGGCGACGCCGTCTCCGTCCTCGACGTGCGGAACCGCGCCGAGGCCGACGAGTGGCCGCTGTCGGGCGAGACGATCACCACGTTTCACGTTCCGTACTATCGGTTCGTCGAGGCGAGCGTGAACGACTCGGTCGCCGAACTCGCCGAGGAGGTCCGCGACGCGCTCGACGAACCGGTGCTCGTCATCTGCGGCCGCGGCGAGGCCAGCGCGTTCGTCGCCGAACAACTCGTCGCGGCGGGGGTCGAGGCCGCGAACCTCGCGGAGGGGATGCGCGGGTGGGCCCGCGTCTACCACGCCGTCGACCTCGAACCCGTCGACGGCGTGACGGTCCGACAGTACCAGCGCCCCTCCTCCGGTTGTCTGGCCTATCTGGTGGTCTCGGGGGAGGAGGCGCTCGTCGTCGACCCGCTCCGGGCGTTCGCCGACCGCTACGTCGAGGACGCCCGCGAACTCGGCGCCGAACTGGTCGCCGCCGTCGACACGCACGTCCACGCCGACCACGTCAGCGGCGTTCGTACCCTCCGCGACCGGGTCGGAGCCGAGGTGCTGCTCCCGGCGGGCGCGACGGAGCGCGGTCTCGACTTCGACGCGTCGCTCCTGCGCGCCGGCGACACCCTCTCCGTGGGCGAGGCGACCCTCGACGCCGTCGCGCTCCCCGGCCACACGACCGAACAACTCGGCCTCCGGCTCGACGAGATGCTGATGGGCGGGGACACCGTCTTCCTGGAGAGCGTCGCCCGCCCGGACCTCGAACACGGCGACGAGGGCGCGCCCGAGGCGGCACGGCGACTCTTCGACACCCTCTCGTCGGTCGACGACGGCACGCTCGTCGCTCCCGCGCACTTCTCGACCGCGCGACCGGACGACTCCGGCGCGTACGCGGCGCGGATGGGCGACCTCCGCGAGCGATTGGGAGCGCTCTCTCTCGACCGCGAGACGTTCGTCGAGTACGTCCTCGACGAGATGCCGCCGCGTCCCGCCAACTACGAGGAGATAATCGCCGTCAACCTCGGCCTCGACGCGGTGGGCGACGAGGAGTCGTTCGAACTGGAACTGGGTCCCAACAACTGTGCGGCGACGGTCGACGCGGACTGA
- a CDS encoding 2Fe-2S iron-sulfur cluster-binding protein, which translates to MTEYTVEFVGTGETITVSDKQTILRACIDAGIAQEYSCRVGMCLACSAEVLEGEVTQPAAHALTDEERESYALTCMARPQSDLKLDRGSYPPSIEIDGTAADTDAVADD; encoded by the coding sequence ATGACCGAGTACACCGTCGAGTTCGTCGGGACCGGTGAGACCATCACCGTCTCCGACAAACAGACCATCCTCCGCGCCTGCATCGACGCCGGCATCGCACAGGAGTACTCCTGCCGGGTCGGCATGTGTCTCGCCTGTTCGGCCGAGGTTCTCGAGGGCGAGGTGACACAGCCCGCGGCGCACGCGCTCACCGACGAGGAGCGCGAGTCGTACGCGCTCACCTGCATGGCCCGTCCCCAGTCGGATCTCAAACTCGACCGCGGCTCGTACCCGCCGAGCATCGAAATCGACGGGACGGCGGCCGACACTGACGCCGTCGCCGACGACTGA
- a CDS encoding KAP family P-loop NTPase fold protein, with protein sequence MAEQSGWEEEPSARTPVGAAFGDRPTADDALGFEPYVEALATFLRQRETTPPLAVSVEGTWGAGKSSFMSQLEHELRSEGHFTVRFNPWRHEGEDALWAAFMLAVLDGLSKKLVPRDRRRARLRLVLDRFDRRRGRAAVARTVGTTLAAVLVVVATAVVASAAGSSFLGGADSTAVAATFGLGGGVTSFVGVWLWTRRNVVERTERELEAYVRDPEYEGHVSFLENFHEDLGRVLDAYVGDHRVFVFIDDLDRCEVPRAAELMQSINLMLSDDPRLVFLLGMDREKVAAGLAAKHEELLDHLNVESRPSFGLDYGYAFIEKFVQIPFLIPRPSPDDVDRFVTELMAFQREHGDSFSPDEFIALRAAEYPQLSPQNPPEPAEPYTLWARDWTDDQLRTAVAWAAPALAYNPRQIKKFINLYRLRALLAQEVEVFERTDLTLDQLGKFVTISLRWPRLLPELNRDHDLFARLTAVALRDRFREACSESAPPVAPAVAAPDPAGAAADRTDDATPDSDTSESRTAGTDELPVVIRSERDWGLFADLLLAGLYDESLSTAEFGSELLVTYPELTTDGLDEFFEGRSLDELLWETDANVDASLAHVDVESLLQISPRADVPTETLEEAPYAQSAKYAPYAQSAQRDSSAFSEFLDERDGGTGGSVPED encoded by the coding sequence ATGGCAGAGCAATCTGGGTGGGAGGAGGAACCAAGCGCTCGAACGCCGGTGGGCGCCGCGTTCGGCGACAGACCGACCGCGGACGACGCGCTCGGGTTCGAGCCGTACGTCGAGGCGCTCGCGACGTTCCTCAGACAACGGGAGACGACACCGCCGCTCGCGGTTTCCGTCGAGGGGACGTGGGGCGCCGGCAAGTCGTCGTTCATGTCACAGCTCGAACATGAACTCCGCAGCGAGGGTCACTTCACGGTTCGGTTCAACCCCTGGCGACACGAGGGAGAGGACGCGCTGTGGGCGGCGTTCATGCTGGCCGTGCTGGACGGCCTCTCGAAGAAACTCGTGCCGCGGGACAGACGCCGGGCCCGTCTCAGGCTCGTTCTCGACCGTTTCGACAGACGCCGTGGTCGCGCTGCCGTCGCACGGACGGTGGGGACGACGCTGGCCGCCGTCCTCGTCGTGGTCGCCACGGCGGTCGTCGCGTCAGCCGCCGGATCGAGTTTCCTCGGGGGCGCCGACAGCACGGCAGTCGCTGCGACGTTCGGGCTCGGCGGCGGCGTCACGTCCTTCGTGGGCGTGTGGCTGTGGACCCGGCGGAACGTCGTCGAGCGGACCGAGCGCGAACTGGAGGCGTACGTCCGCGACCCCGAGTACGAGGGCCACGTCTCCTTCCTCGAGAACTTCCACGAGGACTTGGGTCGCGTCCTCGACGCGTACGTCGGCGACCACCGCGTGTTCGTGTTCATCGACGACCTCGACCGGTGTGAGGTGCCCCGGGCCGCCGAGTTGATGCAGTCGATCAACCTCATGCTCTCGGACGACCCTCGGCTCGTGTTCCTCCTCGGGATGGACCGAGAGAAGGTCGCCGCCGGCCTCGCGGCCAAGCACGAAGAGCTCCTCGACCACCTCAACGTCGAGTCGCGTCCGTCGTTCGGTCTCGACTACGGCTACGCGTTCATCGAGAAATTCGTGCAGATTCCGTTCCTCATCCCGCGGCCCTCGCCCGACGACGTGGACCGGTTCGTGACCGAACTGATGGCGTTTCAGCGCGAGCACGGCGACTCGTTCAGCCCCGACGAGTTCATCGCACTGCGAGCGGCCGAGTACCCACAGCTCTCCCCGCAAAACCCACCTGAGCCCGCCGAGCCGTACACGCTGTGGGCACGGGACTGGACGGACGACCAGCTCAGAACGGCGGTCGCCTGGGCCGCGCCCGCGCTCGCGTACAACCCACGGCAGATAAAGAAGTTCATCAACCTCTACCGGCTCCGGGCGCTCTTAGCGCAGGAAGTCGAGGTGTTCGAGCGGACGGACCTGACGCTCGACCAACTCGGGAAGTTCGTCACCATCAGCCTCCGGTGGCCGCGGCTCCTCCCCGAACTCAACCGCGACCACGACCTGTTCGCTCGGCTCACCGCCGTCGCCCTGCGCGACCGGTTCCGCGAGGCGTGCTCGGAGTCCGCCCCGCCCGTCGCACCCGCGGTCGCTGCCCCCGACCCCGCCGGTGCGGCGGCGGACCGGACCGACGACGCGACACCCGATAGCGACACGTCCGAGTCGCGGACGGCCGGCACGGACGAACTCCCCGTCGTGATTCGGTCCGAACGCGACTGGGGGCTCTTCGCCGACCTCCTGCTCGCGGGGCTGTACGACGAGTCGCTGTCGACCGCGGAGTTCGGCTCCGAACTGCTCGTCACGTACCCGGAGCTCACGACTGACGGGCTCGACGAGTTCTTCGAGGGCCGCTCGCTCGACGAACTGCTCTGGGAGACGGACGCGAACGTCGACGCCAGCCTCGCCCACGTCGACGTCGAATCCCTGCTCCAGATTTCGCCGCGTGCGGACGTCCCGACGGAGACGCTCGAAGAGGCACCGTACGCGCAGTCCGCGAAGTACGCCCCGTACGCGCAGTCCGCACAGCGCGATTCGAGCGCGTTCTCCGAGTTCCTCGACGAGCGTGACGGCGGAACGGGAGGAAGCGTCCCCGAGGACTGA
- a CDS encoding universal stress protein, protein MYDAILVPTDGSDAGDRAVEHAIELATAFDATVHALYVIDAALYSSLEAGVDAVITALESEGQAAVDDVADRCAGAGIDVQTAVVVGTVHRSIRSYVDENDIDLVVMGTHGRQGIERFLLGSVTERTVRTSQVPVLTVRAADDEREDADDGEEEADASV, encoded by the coding sequence ATGTACGACGCCATCCTCGTTCCGACCGACGGCAGCGATGCGGGCGACCGGGCAGTCGAACACGCCATCGAACTCGCGACGGCGTTCGACGCGACCGTCCACGCGCTGTACGTCATCGACGCCGCGCTGTACTCCTCGCTCGAGGCTGGCGTCGACGCGGTCATCACGGCGCTGGAGTCGGAGGGCCAGGCGGCGGTCGACGACGTCGCCGACCGGTGCGCGGGCGCGGGAATCGACGTACAGACGGCAGTCGTCGTCGGGACCGTCCACCGCAGCATCCGCAGCTACGTCGACGAGAACGACATCGACCTCGTGGTGATGGGCACCCACGGGAGACAGGGCATCGAGCGCTTCCTCCTCGGCAGCGTGACGGAGCGGACCGTCCGCACCTCGCAGGTCCCCGTGCTCACGGTTCGCGCGGCCGACGACGAAAGAGAGGACGCGGACGATGGTGAAGAGGAGGCCGACGCGAGTGTATAA
- a CDS encoding histidine kinase N-terminal 7TM domain-containing protein gives MELFGVSVLFLGYVLAYATATLVCGAALVRARQVEDAETRRGLVALFVGSGGWAAWELGFLVAPTPGLKYASYLASLVVGLTTVGAWLYFCSAYTGRSFHTNPTYRRVAVAVYLAIVAVKVTNPIHGLYFTTAFVTRPFPHLTVMHGTFHWVITGLSYALVSVGFFMLYELFLEADYDTRSLGVVAGLTGLPVLFDILGFTTPALLDMNYEPLGVAVFAVGVLYVFEEQFLAVQLTDGVDDPVVYLDSEGRIRQFNERARALFPALSGSVGTALSTTLPDVAGRLDSEENVLDVTHGGEQRHYLVSDTSFTLGQTDIGRIVVFTDVTRTERQRRELDRQNEQLEGFAAAIRHELLNTLQIVSGRVTIAGEALQDGDVRTARESLRTASKTADRMSGIVDDLARLARQGQTLDSTDCVDVSTVAQGAWDGVETDGLSLTLRTEGSIDADAGRTHGLFESAFAFARHNGATVVDVTLREDGFTITDDGKPIGDADPEDFFAYGVSVPDAASGMLLPNLRTLARTHGWEATIDTAYTEGIRIVVSGVDVRLSADGSDAERQVA, from the coding sequence ATGGAACTCTTCGGCGTTTCGGTGCTGTTCTTGGGGTACGTCCTCGCGTACGCGACGGCGACGCTCGTCTGCGGGGCGGCGCTGGTGCGGGCGCGGCAGGTCGAAGACGCCGAGACGCGTCGCGGACTCGTCGCGCTCTTCGTCGGCAGCGGCGGTTGGGCCGCCTGGGAACTGGGCTTCCTCGTCGCGCCGACGCCCGGTCTCAAGTACGCCAGCTACCTCGCCAGTCTCGTCGTCGGCCTCACTACCGTCGGCGCGTGGCTCTACTTCTGCTCCGCGTACACCGGACGGTCGTTCCACACGAACCCGACCTACCGACGTGTCGCCGTCGCCGTCTACCTCGCTATCGTCGCGGTGAAGGTGACGAACCCGATTCACGGTCTGTACTTCACGACGGCGTTCGTGACCCGGCCGTTCCCGCACCTGACGGTCATGCACGGGACGTTCCACTGGGTCATCACGGGGCTCTCGTACGCGCTCGTCTCCGTCGGCTTCTTCATGCTCTACGAACTGTTCCTCGAAGCCGACTACGACACGCGGTCGCTGGGCGTCGTCGCGGGGCTCACGGGCCTCCCGGTGCTGTTCGATATTCTGGGATTCACGACCCCGGCCCTCCTCGACATGAACTACGAACCGCTCGGCGTGGCCGTCTTCGCCGTCGGCGTGCTCTACGTCTTCGAAGAGCAGTTCCTGGCCGTCCAGCTTACCGACGGCGTCGACGACCCGGTCGTCTACCTCGACAGCGAGGGCCGAATCCGCCAGTTCAACGAGCGGGCACGCGCACTGTTCCCCGCCCTCTCGGGGTCGGTCGGCACGGCGCTCTCGACGACCCTCCCGGACGTCGCCGGGCGGCTCGACTCGGAGGAGAACGTGCTCGACGTGACGCACGGGGGCGAGCAACGACACTACCTCGTGAGCGACACCTCGTTCACGCTGGGACAGACCGACATCGGCCGCATCGTCGTGTTCACCGACGTGACCCGGACGGAGCGCCAGCGGCGCGAACTCGACCGGCAGAACGAACAGCTAGAGGGGTTCGCCGCGGCCATCAGACACGAACTGCTCAACACGCTCCAGATCGTCAGCGGGCGCGTGACCATCGCCGGCGAGGCGCTCCAAGACGGCGACGTGCGGACCGCCCGCGAGTCGCTCCGGACGGCCTCGAAGACGGCCGACCGCATGTCGGGCATCGTCGACGACCTCGCGAGACTCGCCAGACAGGGACAGACGCTCGACAGCACGGACTGCGTCGACGTGAGTACCGTCGCACAGGGGGCGTGGGACGGGGTCGAGACCGACGGCCTCTCGCTGACGCTCCGTACCGAGGGGAGCATCGACGCCGACGCCGGTCGGACCCACGGCCTCTTCGAGAGCGCGTTCGCGTTCGCTCGGCACAACGGCGCGACCGTCGTCGACGTCACCCTCCGCGAGGACGGCTTCACTATCACCGACGACGGCAAGCCCATCGGGGACGCGGACCCCGAGGACTTCTTCGCCTACGGCGTCTCCGTCCCGGACGCCGCCTCCGGGATGTTGCTCCCGAACCTCCGGACGCTCGCGCGCACCCACGGCTGGGAGGCGACCATCGACACCGCCTACACCGAGGGCATCCGCATCGTCGTCTCGGGCGTCGACGTCCGACTGTCGGCGGACGGATCGGACGCCGAACGACAGGTCGCCTGA
- a CDS encoding luciferase domain-containing protein, protein MNATLTPITGRVSHWPGVETDATREGVTFRVGTREFAHLSSRGDLTVPTSPALRDQLLTDGFADGVPRTPDRVRYRVRSAADVTGAIRLVRVAYLQHGGVPGERLDDDHLRRLGASPELAALLVGSPASDAPV, encoded by the coding sequence ATGAACGCGACACTCACGCCCATCACAGGCCGCGTCTCCCACTGGCCAGGCGTCGAGACCGACGCGACCCGCGAGGGGGTGACCTTCCGCGTCGGGACCCGCGAGTTCGCTCACCTCTCCTCGCGCGGTGACCTCACCGTTCCGACGAGTCCAGCCCTCCGCGACCAGTTGCTGACCGACGGGTTCGCCGACGGCGTCCCCCGGACACCCGACCGCGTTCGCTACCGTGTCCGGTCCGCGGCGGACGTCACCGGCGCGATTCGCCTCGTCCGGGTGGCGTATCTCCAGCACGGCGGTGTGCCCGGCGAGAGACTCGACGACGACCACCTCCGACGACTGGGGGCGAGCCCCGAACTCGCCGCGCTGCTCGTCGGATCGCCCGCCTCCGACGCGCCCGTCTGA
- a CDS encoding MOSC domain-containing protein produces MGHVEALFTAPADGEPMQSHEAVDVVDGGIDGDRYLLGTGHYAPFDVCEVTFVSGEALDEIRETLDIDLTDGRHRRNVVTRGVDVHDLLETTFRVGNAVFRGTRPRPPCAHVERVAGEAGVARALKEGRGGVCADVVEPGTVRVGDDITVVEASPRDVGRDIAARLRGGRSGERERE; encoded by the coding sequence ATGGGACACGTCGAAGCGCTCTTCACCGCACCGGCGGACGGCGAGCCGATGCAGTCACACGAGGCCGTCGACGTCGTCGACGGCGGAATCGACGGTGACCGCTACCTCCTCGGGACCGGTCACTACGCCCCGTTCGACGTCTGTGAGGTGACGTTCGTCTCGGGGGAGGCGCTCGACGAGATTCGAGAGACGCTCGACATCGACCTCACCGACGGCCGACACCGGCGGAACGTCGTCACGCGCGGCGTCGACGTCCACGACCTCCTCGAAACGACGTTCCGCGTCGGCAACGCGGTCTTTCGCGGCACTCGTCCGCGGCCGCCGTGTGCGCACGTCGAACGCGTCGCCGGCGAAGCGGGGGTCGCTCGCGCGCTGAAGGAGGGTCGCGGCGGCGTCTGCGCGGACGTCGTCGAACCGGGGACGGTCCGGGTGGGCGACGACATCACCGTCGTGGAGGCGTCGCCGCGTGACGTCGGCCGCGACATCGCCGCACGGCTTCGTGGCGGCCGGTCGGGGGAACGAGAGCGGGAGTGA
- a CDS encoding mandelate racemase/muconate lactonizing enzyme family protein: MGIDYSDLHDPNAEYTMRELSKETMGVTAKRGGGRDVEITDVQTTMVDGNFPWTLVRVYTDAGIVGTGEAYWGAGAPELIERMAPFIIGENPLDIDRLYEHLVQKMSGEGSVEGVTITAIAGIEIALHDLAGKILDVPAYQLLGGKYRDRVRVYCDCHTEDEADPDACADEAERVVEDLGYDALKFDLDVPSGLEKDRANRHLRPGEIRHKAEIVEKVTERVKDRADVAFDCHWTFSGGSAKRLAAAIEEYDVWWLEDPVPPENLDVQEEVTKSTTTPITVGENRYRVTEERRLIENQAVDIIAPDLPKVGGMRETRKIADVANQYYIPVAMHNVSSPVATMASAQVGAAIPNSLAVEYHSYELGWWGDLVEETVIEDGYITIPEKPGLGVTLDMDAVAEHMVKGEELFDEE, from the coding sequence ATGGGAATCGACTACTCGGATCTGCACGATCCGAACGCGGAGTACACGATGCGGGAGCTCTCGAAGGAGACGATGGGCGTCACGGCGAAGCGCGGCGGCGGCCGCGACGTCGAAATCACGGACGTCCAGACGACGATGGTCGACGGCAACTTCCCGTGGACGCTGGTCAGGGTGTACACGGACGCCGGCATCGTCGGCACCGGCGAGGCGTACTGGGGCGCCGGCGCGCCGGAACTCATCGAGCGGATGGCTCCCTTCATAATCGGCGAGAACCCCCTCGACATCGACCGCCTCTACGAGCATCTCGTCCAGAAGATGTCCGGGGAGGGCAGCGTCGAGGGCGTCACGATCACCGCCATCGCGGGCATCGAAATCGCTCTCCACGACCTCGCGGGCAAGATACTCGACGTTCCCGCCTACCAGCTTCTGGGCGGGAAGTACCGCGACCGGGTGCGCGTCTACTGTGACTGTCACACGGAAGACGAGGCCGACCCCGACGCCTGCGCCGACGAGGCCGAACGCGTCGTCGAGGACCTGGGCTACGACGCGCTGAAGTTCGACCTCGACGTCCCCTCCGGACTGGAGAAGGACCGCGCGAACCGCCACCTCCGACCGGGCGAAATCCGCCACAAGGCCGAGATCGTCGAGAAGGTCACAGAGCGCGTGAAGGACCGCGCGGACGTCGCCTTCGACTGCCACTGGACGTTCTCGGGCGGGTCGGCCAAGCGCCTCGCCGCCGCCATCGAGGAGTACGACGTCTGGTGGCTCGAAGACCCCGTCCCGCCGGAGAACCTCGACGTCCAGGAGGAGGTCACGAAGTCCACGACGACGCCCATCACCGTGGGCGAGAACCGGTACAGAGTCACCGAGGAACGCCGCCTCATCGAGAACCAGGCGGTCGACATCATCGCGCCCGACCTGCCCAAGGTCGGCGGCATGAGAGAGACGCGGAAGATAGCCGACGTCGCCAACCAGTACTACATCCCGGTCGCGATGCACAACGTCTCCTCCCCCGTGGCGACGATGGCCTCCGCACAGGTCGGTGCGGCCATCCCGAACTCGCTGGCCGTGGAGTACCACTCGTACGAACTCGGCTGGTGGGGTGACCTCGTCGAGGAGACGGTCATCGAGGACGGCTACATCACCATCCCCGAGAAGCCGGGACTGGGTGTGACTCTCGACATGGACGCCGTCGCAGAGCACATGGTGAAGGGCGAGGAACTGTTCGACGAGGAGTGA
- a CDS encoding DUF3179 domain-containing (seleno)protein — protein MEGDTPRHRRALGGDGLRPQLRARPLRPVQPAAGYYSNANTLFAPLSRDSRYTEKEVFVGARPPEGAIAFRKESLRRDGLLTQEVGGATFHAAYDPTLDTAHVYRGDGSDLSYREGQVTVDGEAVAPDAVPLDRVLDLDAMWFAWAGFYPGTVVVA, from the coding sequence GTGGAAGGAGACACACCCCGACACCGTCGTGCTCTCGGAGGAGACGGGCTACGTCCGCAACTACGAGCGCGACCCCTACGGCCAGTACAACCCGCCGCGGGGTACTACAGCAACGCGAACACGCTCTTCGCGCCGCTCTCGCGCGACTCGCGCTACACGGAGAAGGAGGTGTTCGTCGGGGCGCGTCCTCCCGAAGGCGCTATCGCGTTCCGCAAGGAGTCGCTCCGGCGGGACGGTCTTCTCACCCAGGAGGTCGGCGGGGCGACGTTCCACGCGGCGTACGATCCGACACTCGACACGGCGCACGTCTACCGCGGCGACGGCAGCGACCTCTCGTACCGGGAGGGTCAGGTGACCGTCGACGGTGAGGCCGTCGCGCCCGACGCCGTCCCGCTCGACCGGGTGCTCGACCTCGACGCGATGTGGTTCGCGTGGGCCGGGTTCTACCCCGGGACGGTGGTGGTCGCCTGA
- the galK gene encoding galactokinase, which produces MTAGEARQAFEAAYDREPTAVASAPGRVNLVGGHTDYNGGLVLPMAIDRRTAVAAAPRDDDRFRLRSTDVEGRVVVDGLPDEPLGSEDEAWANYPLGVLVELAREGLFESRGLDLLVAGDVPRGAGLSSSAALEVATAAAAYAVDSPTHELPRRALAEAAWRAETGFVGLDCGIMDQYASACCRTGEVLFLDCRSRETRGVRFGDREYRVVVVDTRVEHELASSAYNDRVRECAEAVEQFDALLGGVESLRDVDRDALVAHAASLPGVLRRRTRHVVTENERVRAAVDALEAEDVGAVGDCMFESHASLRDDYEVSCVELDTVVELAWETAGVVGARMTGGGFGGSVVALVRSDAVEDFRAHVDTEYTERAGVDVEPRTFVCSPAEGVRLE; this is translated from the coding sequence ATGACGGCAGGGGAGGCACGGCAGGCGTTCGAGGCGGCGTACGACCGGGAACCGACGGCGGTGGCGAGTGCGCCGGGGAGGGTGAACCTCGTCGGGGGCCATACCGACTACAACGGGGGGCTCGTCCTCCCGATGGCCATCGACCGCCGAACCGCTGTGGCCGCCGCGCCGCGCGACGATGACCGATTCAGGCTGCGGTCGACCGACGTCGAGGGCAGGGTCGTCGTCGACGGCCTCCCCGACGAACCGCTCGGGAGCGAAGACGAGGCGTGGGCGAACTACCCGCTCGGCGTCCTCGTCGAACTCGCCAGGGAGGGCCTCTTCGAGTCGCGGGGACTCGACCTCCTCGTCGCGGGAGACGTTCCGCGCGGGGCCGGCCTCTCCTCGTCGGCGGCGCTCGAAGTGGCGACGGCGGCCGCGGCGTACGCCGTCGACTCCCCCACGCACGAGCTACCGAGACGCGCCCTGGCCGAGGCGGCCTGGCGCGCCGAGACGGGCTTCGTCGGCCTCGACTGCGGGATTATGGACCAGTACGCGAGCGCCTGCTGTCGGACTGGCGAGGTACTCTTCCTCGACTGCCGCTCCCGCGAGACGCGTGGGGTCCGGTTCGGCGACAGGGAGTACAGGGTCGTCGTCGTCGACACGCGCGTCGAACACGAACTCGCCTCGTCGGCGTACAACGACCGGGTGCGCGAGTGCGCCGAGGCGGTCGAGCAGTTCGACGCCCTGCTCGGAGGCGTCGAGTCGCTCCGGGACGTCGACCGGGACGCGCTCGTCGCACACGCCGCCTCCCTCCCGGGCGTCCTCCGCCGACGGACGCGCCACGTCGTCACCGAGAACGAGCGCGTGCGTGCGGCCGTCGACGCCCTCGAAGCCGAGGACGTGGGTGCCGTCGGCGACTGCATGTTCGAGTCGCACGCGAGTCTCCGCGACGACTACGAGGTGTCCTGTGTGGAACTCGATACGGTCGTGGAACTCGCGTGGGAAACTGCGGGCGTCGTCGGCGCGCGGATGACCGGCGGCGGCTTCGGGGGAAGCGTCGTCGCCCTGGTCCGGAGCGATGCGGTCGAGGACTTCCGCGCTCACGTCGATACGGAGTACACAGAACGCGCGGGCGTCGACGTCGAACCCCGGACGTTCGTCTGTTCGCCGGCGGAGGGCGTTCGACTGGAGTGA
- a CDS encoding rubrerythrin family protein — MDGDTFRESVAESKRTELDRLGSSKLLIALTGARIERSRVLEVAAHSEHAARETFRAWAADESNPAAREAFEAVAEQEDTHLDRVLAALDEAVDLADGGPMHAYLRGREDTVERVASGMVGRPLVSVRAHNQIIGFFVNEAEEAGADLFRDLKAETTAVIDDGVALLDELCEDEDDWERAEMVAEYVIQVAYDDYADSLTEMGLGVKDIC; from the coding sequence ATGGACGGCGACACGTTCCGCGAGTCGGTGGCAGAATCGAAGCGGACGGAACTCGACCGACTCGGCTCTTCGAAGTTGCTCATCGCGCTGACGGGCGCACGGATCGAGCGGTCCCGCGTCCTCGAAGTCGCCGCGCACTCCGAACACGCCGCGCGGGAGACGTTCCGAGCCTGGGCGGCCGACGAGTCCAACCCGGCCGCACGGGAGGCGTTCGAGGCCGTCGCCGAGCAGGAGGACACCCACCTCGACCGCGTGCTCGCCGCCCTCGACGAGGCGGTCGACCTCGCCGACGGCGGTCCGATGCACGCGTATCTCCGCGGCCGCGAGGACACCGTCGAGCGGGTCGCGAGCGGGATGGTCGGCCGGCCGCTGGTCAGCGTCCGCGCGCACAACCAGATCATCGGCTTCTTCGTCAACGAGGCCGAGGAGGCGGGCGCCGACCTCTTCCGCGACCTGAAAGCCGAGACCACCGCGGTGATCGACGACGGGGTCGCTCTCCTCGACGAACTGTGCGAGGACGAAGACGACTGGGAGCGCGCCGAGATGGTCGCCGAGTACGTGATACAGGTGGCGTACGACGACTACGCCGACTCCCTGACGGAGATGGGGCTGGGCGTCAAGGACATCTGCTGA